The Maridesulfovibrio bastinii DSM 16055 region ATAAGGACAAAAAAGCCGGTGCCCTTGGTAAAATCGGCTGCACCTCATTTTTCCCGGCAAAGCCTCTCGGTTGTTACGGCGACGGCGGAATGTGCTTTACAGACAGTGACGAGCTGCTGGAAAGACTGCGTTCCCACAGAGTCCACGGACAGGGACCTGACAAATACGACAACATTGCCCTTGGCATAAACGGAAGAATTGATTCTCTGCAGGCAGCCATCCTTCTTGCAAAGTTCGATATTTTCCCCAAAGAAGCCGAACTGCGTGATGAAGTTGCCGGACGCTATAATGAACTGATGGGTGATATCGAAGGACTTACTGTTCCGACCACTCCCGAAGGATACCGTTCAGTATGGGCTCAGTACTGCCCACTGGCAACTGACAGCGCCCACCGCACCCGTATTCAGGACGCTCTCAAAGAAGCTGGTGTTCCCTCCCCGATCTACTACCCGATCCCCATGCACCTGCAGACCGCATTCAAGGACCTCGGCTATAAGACAGGAGATATGCCCATAAGCGAAAACGCTGCCGAGCGCATATTTGCTCTGCCTATGTATCCATATATTGAAAAGGCTACTCAGGAAATGATCGCCGGAGTTATTAAAAAAGCATAATTTTTAACCGCCCCGTATCAGCCAGTCTGCTGCGGGGCGGTTAGAAAAATCTTTTAAAGCTTTTAACAGGAAGAACATATCCGTTTGTCAAAAGTACTCTTAAATATCATTACAGACAGGCTTTCACAGATTATAGCCAAAGGTTCGATCATAGATCGTTATTATAATCCCGGTAATGTCTTTGATGAAGTCCATATACTGATGACCAACGAAGATCGTCCTGATCCCAAGATGCTGCAACGAACTGTCGGCGATGCGGAACTTTTTCTGCACAATCTTCCTTCAGGAATCCCACTTGTGGCCAGAACAATGTGGAGACCATTCCTGCTAAAAGGATGGGCTGAAGATGGAATCAGAATTGCTGAAACCATAAAGCCGGACCTTTTACGCTGCTATGGTAATTTTCTTAATGGAATGCTGGCAGTAGAGATAAAAAAACATCTCGGAATCCCACTTTTTGTATCCCTGCATACTCAGCCTGACGAAACAAGGGCAAACCGTGAAATAGATATGAAAACACGTATCTATTACACCCTGTCCAAAGCTCTCGAAAAATATACTCTCAGAAACGCAGACCTTGTCGGTGCTGTTTACGGAAGCATCGAAGACTATACAAAACGGCTTGAAATTAAAAATGTCAGACGGACTTACAATGTAATTAATCCGGAACACATTTCTAAAAAGAGCAGCTATAGTTCTCCTGAATTACTGCGGATGCTTTATGTCGGCAGGATAATACCCGGAAAAAATCCCGAAAATATAATTAAGGCTCTTCCCGGCCGCAAAGCCCATCTCACAATCATGGGAGACGGTTCCATGAAAAATGAAATGATGGCTCTGGCTGAAAATCTCCATCTTGAAGAGCTGATAGATTTCAAAGGCCCGATTCCCAATGATGATGTCTGCCGTTCAATGAAAGAATACGACATCCTCGTATCCCACTCCCAATACGGCGAAATACCTAAAACTGTTCTTGAGGCCACCCTCACCGGGCTTCCTG contains the following coding sequences:
- a CDS encoding DegT/DnrJ/EryC1/StrS family aminotransferase, whose protein sequence is MNIPFIDLKKQFSLIEKQVRANMDAVLEHGAYVMGPEITELEKRLADYCGVKHALGCSSGTDALILALMALDVKPGDAVFTTPFTFFATAEAIALLGATPVFVDIDPVTFNIDPEKLDEAIKTMKGEGSHVLPKVEGLTPKGIISVDIFGLPADFDAINAVAEKHGLFLVEDAAQGFGGVYKDKKAGALGKIGCTSFFPAKPLGCYGDGGMCFTDSDELLERLRSHRVHGQGPDKYDNIALGINGRIDSLQAAILLAKFDIFPKEAELRDEVAGRYNELMGDIEGLTVPTTPEGYRSVWAQYCPLATDSAHRTRIQDALKEAGVPSPIYYPIPMHLQTAFKDLGYKTGDMPISENAAERIFALPMYPYIEKATQEMIAGVIKKA
- a CDS encoding glycosyltransferase, which translates into the protein MSKVLLNIITDRLSQIIAKGSIIDRYYNPGNVFDEVHILMTNEDRPDPKMLQRTVGDAELFLHNLPSGIPLVARTMWRPFLLKGWAEDGIRIAETIKPDLLRCYGNFLNGMLAVEIKKHLGIPLFVSLHTQPDETRANREIDMKTRIYYTLSKALEKYTLRNADLVGAVYGSIEDYTKRLEIKNVRRTYNVINPEHISKKSSYSSPELLRMLYVGRIIPGKNPENIIKALPGRKAHLTIMGDGSMKNEMMALAENLHLEELIDFKGPIPNDDVCRSMKEYDILVSHSQYGEIPKTVLEATLTGLPVLANYKRGNPVPEYQEGWAKMVDDSPEGFGDGIDFYMDEANRRKNGQAGAAYADSHWNPVITEKLFADIQRKLAETGRYE